One window of Aspergillus oryzae RIB40 DNA, chromosome 3 genomic DNA carries:
- a CDS encoding thioredoxin family protein (thioredoxin), whose protein sequence is MSEGNVVKIESKKDFQEKVIESKDLVVLDCFAEWCGPCKAIAPQLARLSEEYTGAKFYKIDVDDLSEVAGELGVRAMPTFLFFKDGKKVNEVVGANPPALVAGVQSLVKQ, encoded by the exons atgtctGAGGGCAATGTTGTGAAGATCGAATC CAAAAAGGATTTTCAGGAGAAGGTTATCGAATCCAAGGACCTTGTCGTTCTCGACTGCTTCGCTGAGTGGTGTGGTCCTTGTAAGGCAATTGCCCCTCAGCTTGCTAGGCTCAGCGAGGAGTATACTGGCGCCAAATTCTACAAGATCGATGTCGACGATCTCTCCGAAGTCGCTGGCGAGCTTGGTGTCCGCGCCATGCccacttttctcttcttcaaggatggTAAGAAGGTGAATGAAGTTGTTGGCGCCAACCCTCCTGCCCTCGTGGCCGGCGTCCAGTCTCTGGTCAAGCAATAA
- a CDS encoding uncharacterized protein (predicted protein) — protein sequence MALAFQEELLERYTDLELAHYIASSPSCTSSSRVFNLSSNLIAKIYRTSEVEDALKATEVASQLGIRGPSVRKVLKNRGRAYTIMDRVEGTTLDVVWKELSWFMTIKLGLQLRHFVKILRSVTSPTAGSLTTGECRSFWLEDRYGLPANSGSAAFAHFFRFWTNFTSIASDASIKATSSTRLTRFHWWGANDHRTIRLDSS from the coding sequence ATGGCGTTAGCTTTTCAGGAAGAGCTGCTAGAGCGGTACACGGACTTGGAACTGGCTCATTACATTGCATCCTCGCCGTCGTGTACGTCTAGCTCTCGGGTATTCAACCTCTCCTCGAATCTCATAGCCAAGATATATAGGACCTCAGAGGTCGAAGATGCTTTGAAGGCTACCGAAGTCGCCAGCCAGCTTGGGATCCGCGGTCCTTCTGTACGAAAGGTGCTCAAAAACCGAGGGCGTGCTTACACTATCATGGATCGGGTCGAGGGAACTACGCTAGACGTCGTCTGGAAGGAACTGAGCTGGTTCATGACAATTAAGCTTGGTCTGCAGCTTCGCCATTTCGTGAAAATTCTCAGATCTGTTACCTCACCAACTGCCGGATCGCTCACGACAGGCGAATGCAGGTCTTTCTGGCTAGAAGATCGCTACGGTCTTCCGGCGAATTCTGGCTCAGCCGCATTTGCCCACTTCTTCCGATTCTGGACGAACTTTACATCTATAGCGAGCGATGCAAGCATCAAAGCAACCTCAAGTACCAGACTCACCAGATTTCACTGGTGGGGTGCCAATGACCATCGAACCATTCGTCTTGACTCATCATGA